Within the Thermosynechococcus sichuanensis E542 genome, the region CTCACTTGGCCGCTGGCGAAGCGGTGGGCGATCGCGTCAGTGTCGCTGGTCGAATTATGGCGCGGCGGGTTTTTGGTAAGCTGGCCTTTTTTACGCTTCAGGATGACAGCGGTACGATTCAGCTTTACCTCGATAAGCAAACCATTACTCAGGGGATGGGGGAAGCCGCCTTTGCCGATTTGAAGCACCTTACGGATGTCGGCGATATTCTTGGCGCTGTGGGTACCCTGAAGCGCACGGAAAAGGGCGAACTCTCGGTGGTGGTGGAATCCTACACCATGCTCACCAAGTCATTGCTGCCCCTACCGGACAAGTGGCACGGCCTCACGGATGTGGAAAAACGCTATCGTCAGCGCTATGTGGATCTCATCGTTAACCCCCACGTACGCGATACGTTCCGTAAGCGAGCACTGATCACCGCAGCCATTCGCCGCTACCTCAATGATCAGGGCTTTATTGAAATTGAAACGCCGGTGTTACAGGCGGAAGCCGGAGGAGCCGAGGCGCGTCCTTTCATTACTTACCACAACACACTGGAGATGCAGCTTTATTTGCGCATTGCCACAGAACTGCACCTGAAGCGCCTCATTGTTGGTGGTTTTGAGAAGGTCTATGAACTGGGGCGCATCTTTCGCAATGAGGGCATCTCAACCAAGCACAACCCCGAATTTACGTCCATTGAGGTCTATCAGGCCTACGCCGATTACAACGATATGATGACGCTGACGGAGGCAATCATCACCACAGCGGCAATGGAGGTG harbors:
- the lysS gene encoding lysine--tRNA ligase, giving the protein MADVGATGAEIRATRIEKAKTLQAQGMNPYAYRWERTHTAAVLQEKYAHLAAGEAVGDRVSVAGRIMARRVFGKLAFFTLQDDSGTIQLYLDKQTITQGMGEAAFADLKHLTDVGDILGAVGTLKRTEKGELSVVVESYTMLTKSLLPLPDKWHGLTDVEKRYRQRYVDLIVNPHVRDTFRKRALITAAIRRYLNDQGFIEIETPVLQAEAGGAEARPFITYHNTLEMQLYLRIATELHLKRLIVGGFEKVYELGRIFRNEGISTKHNPEFTSIEVYQAYADYNDMMTLTEAIITTAAMEVLGTLKITYQGETIDLTPPWRRVTMHDAVLEVTGMDFRQIKDLTAAKTAAQKAGVKDLDACDTIGRVLNEVFEQTVEPTLIQPTFVLDYPVEISPLAKPHRSQPGLVERFELFIVGREHANSFSELTDPLDQRQRLEEQARRKAAGDLEAHSVDEDFLTALEYGMPPTGGLGIGIDRLVMLLTDSPSIRDVIAFPLLRPESTSGQV